A window of the Rhinoraja longicauda isolate Sanriku21f chromosome 20, sRhiLon1.1, whole genome shotgun sequence genome harbors these coding sequences:
- the endouc gene encoding uridylate-specific endoribonuclease C: protein MAAGLEMNQDLSKILNELWKADEHRLLPGVDYQISVQGKAGYVVAGSNNARDCARRPLFSYVNEDRLRSIKSFAAFTALLDNYEMSTGIAEVVTPEEMDENFHFLDVILETKVMQLAHQFLVSRNLTSASARGFRQHLYDIWFQLYSRGGRGRDSSGFEHVFVGETKRGKEIMGLHNWVQFYLQEKHNHIDYKGFVARRDKNKPDEDDHVLTLQFSWKEMVKPVGSSFIGVSPEFEFALYTICFLLSSSKVSRDLVMVDEFHLQIVVYRHGKYIGSSYPVLLSNNNTPLD, encoded by the exons actcgAGATGAACCAGGATCTCTCCAAGATCCTCAATGAGCTGTGGAAAGCAGACGAGCACCGGCTGCTGCCTGGGGTGGACTACCAGATCTCCGTGCAG GGCAAGGCGGGGTACGTGGTCGCTGGCAGCAACAATGCGAGGGACTGCGCCCGTCGACCACTCTTCTCCTACGTAAACGAGGACCGTTTGCGGTCTATTAAATCGTTTGCAG CCTTCACCGCCCTCCTGGATAACTACGAGATGTCGACGGGAATCGCAGAGGTGGTGACTCCCGAGGAAATGGACGAAAACTTTCACTTCCTCGACGTGATTCTGGAAACTAAAGTCATGCAG CTTGCTCACCAGTTCTTGGTCAGCAGAAATCTAACATCGGCCAGTGCACGAGGGTTCCGGCAGCATCTGTATGACATCTGGTTCCAGCTGTACTCCAGAGGAGGCCGGGG GAGAGACTCCTCAGGATTTGAGCATGTCTTTGTGGGAGAGACCAAACGAGGGAAGGAGATCATGGGTCTCCACAACTGGGTCCAGTTCTACCTCCAGGAGAAGCACAACCACATTGATTACAAAGGATTTGTGGCGAGAAGAGACAAGAACAAG CCCGATGAGGATGACCACGTGCTGACCCTACAGTTCAGCTGGAAGGAGATGGTGAAGCCAGTGggcagctccttcatcggggTCAGCCCAGAGTTTGAGTTTGCCCTCTACACCATCTGCTTCCTGCTGTCGTCGTCCAAGGTGTCGCGGGACCTGGTGATGGTGGACGAGTTCCACCTGCAGATCGTGGTTTACCGGCACGGCAAGTACATCGGCTCGTCCTACCCTGTGCTCCTGAGCAACAACAACACGCCACTGGACTGA